A section of the Cutibacterium granulosum genome encodes:
- the recR gene encoding recombination mediator RecR produces MYDGPLQDLIDALAQLPGIGPKGAQRIAFHVLDAPDEEVGALADALREVKEKARFCDICFNVSSDEECQYCRDPRRDQTVICVVEESKDVVAVERTREYRGLYHVLGGAISPLDGKGPSDLHIRELMQRLADGTVTEVILATNPNLEGEATATYLSRLIAPMGVAVSRLASGLPVGSDLEYADEVTLGRAFEGRRHVEANA; encoded by the coding sequence ATGTACGACGGTCCGCTTCAGGACCTCATCGATGCCCTGGCGCAACTGCCGGGCATCGGTCCCAAGGGTGCCCAGCGCATCGCCTTCCACGTCCTGGATGCTCCGGACGAGGAGGTCGGCGCGCTGGCGGATGCGTTGCGTGAGGTCAAGGAGAAGGCCCGGTTCTGTGACATCTGCTTCAACGTCTCCTCCGACGAGGAGTGTCAGTACTGCCGCGACCCGCGCAGGGACCAGACGGTGATCTGTGTCGTCGAGGAGTCCAAGGACGTCGTCGCCGTCGAGCGCACCCGCGAGTACCGCGGCCTGTACCACGTCCTTGGTGGTGCCATCTCGCCGTTGGATGGCAAGGGCCCGTCCGATCTGCACATTCGCGAACTCATGCAGCGACTGGCCGATGGCACCGTCACCGAGGTCATTCTGGCCACCAACCCCAATCTGGAAGGTGAGGCGACGGCCACCTACCTCTCCCGGCTCATCGCGCCGATGGGGGTGGCGGTCTCGCGTCTGGCCTCCGGGCTCCCCGTCGGCAGTGATCTGGAGTACGCCGACGAGGTCACCCTGGGACGTGCCTTCGAGGGGCGGCGGCACGTCGAGGCCAACGCCTGA
- a CDS encoding MFS transporter has product MAPPSEDATAPSEPHRHTPSPQARRARIGTLLMFTVNGMTFASLIPRHPQIKADLDASRTTWGLAVGLGPLGGLTLGLSAAHLIRRHGSRTIALWPQILSTTCLLLLARAPHTAWVFVAMIVMNVFDALTDIAMDNVNSTPGLAAGSGLTVATWSRRLGFMIHPVLIGLLGDTVSLRWALVCLPAGAALILMATPAFQPVTAAPPDRHIHRGDDSLSLIDQRPVRRWPRRAAAPRRHVPG; this is encoded by the coding sequence ATGGCCCCACCCTCTGAGGACGCCACGGCCCCATCGGAACCACACCGCCATACCCCCTCCCCGCAGGCCCGACGTGCCCGCATCGGCACCCTGCTCATGTTCACCGTCAATGGGATGACATTCGCCTCACTGATACCGCGCCATCCGCAGATCAAGGCCGATCTTGACGCGTCCCGGACGACATGGGGACTCGCCGTGGGACTCGGGCCACTCGGTGGGCTGACCCTGGGGTTGTCCGCAGCTCACCTCATACGCCGACATGGTTCGCGCACCATTGCCCTGTGGCCCCAGATCCTCTCGACGACCTGCCTCCTCCTGCTGGCCCGCGCACCACACACCGCATGGGTGTTCGTGGCGATGATCGTCATGAACGTCTTCGACGCACTCACCGACATCGCCATGGACAATGTCAACTCCACCCCGGGACTGGCGGCTGGGTCCGGCCTCACGGTGGCGACGTGGAGCAGAAGGTTGGGTTTCATGATCCACCCCGTGCTCATCGGCCTGCTGGGCGACACCGTCTCGCTGCGTTGGGCGCTGGTCTGCCTGCCGGCAGGGGCAGCGCTGATCCTGATGGCCACCCCGGCGTTCCAGCCAGTCACAGCGGCGCCCCCGGACCGACACATCCACAGAGGCGATGACAGCCTGAGTCTGATCGATCAGCGACCGGTCAGGCGTTGGCCTCGACGTGCCGCCGCCCCTCGAAGGCACGTCCCAGGGTGA
- a CDS encoding PadR family transcriptional regulator, with protein MSIKFAILALLAERPRHGYQIKSEFDRRTNHSWPLNIGQVYTTLERLERDGLCVRGEENQDGRVIVTITEEGRHAVDEWFGNPVVQDTPPRNEIAIKLAIAASTKGRDVAGIVQAQRRVTVSALQQYRQVRRTIAEDDLAGQLILERMVFDAEAEIRWLDHCEAAAVRASHQKRVEAPEESPAREAQLAR; from the coding sequence ATGTCCATCAAGTTCGCCATCCTGGCACTGCTTGCCGAGCGGCCGCGCCATGGCTACCAGATCAAGTCTGAGTTCGATCGGCGAACCAATCACTCCTGGCCGCTCAACATCGGTCAGGTGTACACCACTCTCGAGCGTTTGGAGCGCGATGGACTCTGCGTACGCGGCGAGGAGAACCAAGACGGGCGTGTCATCGTCACCATCACCGAGGAAGGCCGTCACGCCGTTGACGAGTGGTTCGGCAACCCGGTCGTCCAGGACACGCCACCTCGCAATGAGATCGCCATCAAGTTGGCCATCGCTGCATCCACCAAGGGACGTGACGTTGCAGGAATCGTGCAGGCCCAGCGTCGGGTGACCGTCTCGGCCCTGCAACAGTACCGTCAGGTTCGCCGCACCATTGCCGAGGATGATCTTGCCGGTCAGCTCATCCTGGAGCGGATGGTCTTCGATGCCGAGGCGGAGATCCGTTGGCTCGACCACTGCGAGGCTGCCGCGGTGCGTGCCTCCCATCAGAAGCGCGTCGAGGCTCCCGAGGAGTCCCCGGCACGTGAGGCTCAGCTCGCGCGCTGA
- a CDS encoding ABC transporter permease, with translation MTQHRYRSMVIVMLIALPVIFVTAMGTALEAQYLTPNDQIRDILGDADFIVERIDNWDGHCRQDGLSRRSCGDSAVDSTPAELETEQSKALEKLTLDNHELHRMRTARQPLRWGQTWVNVRVYGIDLTGMLNRRLVIPNAPMPAAGEMWASATTAKQFNWQVGTKVSMDGRQYLLTGLVRSSKTWEPEVWVRPESSLVVSDTFPSYFVRGPQLTAAQVDHLNDMGLAVVSRAALSGDYSIEVRTQLLAQILTGGALVALISATVAASAFVICAQRQRQTLSILGTTGAVERQLVGIVLQQGLVLGLTGSILGAVLGCGGANFVIWLQNLNSLDYPVPMSFRWRYALCAIVMGLVSSLMASWLPARQVASTNPLLGVRDVLRPPRRLGGRWIILILSLLAFAVMIVVPHTTAVGHSVTQLADSEVLLPVLLSVMLLYPAILMTIPWVLHWSVGKFPKRRVYVTLALRDMDRNRERASACVAASMAVMTLFSSVLTIGGFVDRLDVDHYTPRLPRNVAVLESTVAPGRPVPEVVRTQQIAVVQATVGPVDHVTEELIKQPGCRRRSGCDILTAQVSNVGVRPASEESHTGLREVTGSQLPVVVDDGSLYKVITGHEPDAAVLDALHRGPVVLNHDQLEDGKLTIGMFSEAATQLSQVRQVDAFRAPFHTEATQVPVLIGRDAAARLLGVADQDVQTSEGDIWARTSHGISAHDRRAISRSLTAASGPTSTLVLDSGPSRMGRIIVNRGTGIAIVMLMAIGMLTTVLTLADSRSQRETLSSIGASRESMRRMTAIQTLVSTFVGHVAGALVGAVPPIIALSLLRRHATLTWVPWGQLAGLVFGVPIVLGGMVYLTVRSVPEWRRRVM, from the coding sequence ATGACCCAGCACCGATACCGCTCGATGGTCATCGTCATGCTCATCGCCCTGCCCGTGATCTTCGTGACGGCGATGGGCACCGCGCTCGAAGCGCAGTACCTCACTCCGAACGATCAGATCCGTGACATCCTGGGCGACGCAGACTTCATCGTCGAGCGGATCGACAACTGGGACGGTCACTGTCGACAGGACGGGCTCAGCCGCCGTTCCTGCGGGGATTCTGCTGTGGACAGCACTCCGGCCGAGTTGGAGACCGAGCAGAGCAAGGCGCTGGAGAAGCTCACGCTCGACAATCATGAATTGCATCGCATGCGCACCGCCCGGCAACCGCTGAGGTGGGGGCAGACCTGGGTCAATGTGCGGGTGTACGGCATTGATCTCACCGGCATGCTCAACCGGCGTCTCGTCATCCCGAACGCCCCGATGCCTGCTGCCGGCGAGATGTGGGCGTCAGCCACCACGGCCAAGCAGTTCAACTGGCAGGTGGGTACGAAGGTCTCCATGGATGGCAGGCAGTACCTTCTCACCGGTCTGGTTCGCTCCTCGAAGACCTGGGAGCCGGAGGTCTGGGTGCGCCCGGAAAGCTCTCTGGTGGTCTCCGACACCTTCCCCAGCTACTTCGTGCGCGGTCCCCAGCTCACAGCTGCACAGGTCGACCATCTCAATGACATGGGCCTGGCCGTCGTGAGTCGTGCTGCGTTGTCCGGTGACTACTCGATCGAAGTACGTACCCAGCTCCTTGCGCAGATCCTCACCGGCGGAGCGCTCGTGGCGCTCATCAGCGCGACGGTGGCTGCCTCGGCCTTCGTCATCTGTGCCCAGCGGCAACGGCAGACCCTCTCCATCCTGGGCACGACGGGGGCAGTGGAGCGTCAACTCGTGGGAATCGTCCTGCAGCAGGGACTGGTGCTCGGATTGACTGGTTCCATCCTGGGGGCGGTGCTGGGGTGTGGAGGAGCCAATTTCGTCATCTGGCTGCAGAACCTCAATTCCCTGGACTATCCGGTGCCCATGTCATTTCGTTGGCGGTATGCCCTGTGCGCCATCGTCATGGGCTTGGTGTCCTCACTGATGGCGTCGTGGTTGCCGGCCCGGCAGGTCGCCTCGACCAATCCGTTGCTGGGAGTGCGAGATGTCTTGCGGCCCCCGAGGAGGCTGGGCGGTCGATGGATCATTCTCATCCTGTCCCTGCTGGCATTTGCGGTGATGATCGTGGTGCCCCACACGACGGCAGTCGGCCATTCCGTCACCCAGCTCGCCGACAGTGAGGTGTTGCTTCCGGTACTCCTCAGCGTCATGTTGCTGTACCCAGCCATCTTGATGACCATCCCGTGGGTGCTGCACTGGAGTGTCGGGAAGTTTCCCAAACGGCGGGTCTATGTCACCCTCGCCCTGCGCGACATGGATCGCAATCGGGAGCGTGCCTCGGCCTGTGTGGCGGCATCGATGGCCGTCATGACGCTGTTCAGCTCCGTGTTGACCATCGGCGGATTCGTCGATCGGCTGGACGTGGATCACTACACACCCCGGCTGCCCAGGAACGTTGCCGTGCTGGAGTCGACGGTTGCTCCCGGTCGCCCTGTTCCCGAGGTGGTGCGCACCCAACAGATCGCAGTGGTTCAGGCCACTGTGGGGCCAGTTGATCATGTCACTGAGGAACTCATCAAGCAGCCGGGGTGCCGGCGACGGTCGGGTTGTGACATCCTCACGGCACAGGTGTCCAATGTCGGTGTGCGCCCAGCCTCCGAGGAGTCCCACACCGGTCTGCGTGAGGTCACGGGTTCGCAGCTTCCGGTCGTCGTTGATGACGGGTCGCTGTACAAGGTCATCACCGGGCACGAGCCTGATGCTGCCGTTCTGGATGCCCTGCATCGCGGACCGGTGGTGCTCAATCACGATCAGCTGGAGGATGGCAAGCTCACGATCGGGATGTTCAGCGAGGCAGCCACCCAACTGAGCCAGGTGAGGCAGGTCGATGCCTTCCGGGCGCCATTCCACACCGAGGCCACTCAAGTTCCCGTGCTCATCGGTCGGGATGCGGCTGCTCGGTTGCTCGGCGTGGCGGACCAGGACGTCCAGACCAGCGAGGGAGACATATGGGCTCGGACGTCGCATGGGATCAGCGCTCATGATCGAAGAGCCATCAGCCGGTCATTGACGGCGGCTTCTGGTCCCACCAGTACCCTCGTGCTGGATTCCGGACCTTCGCGGATGGGGCGCATCATCGTGAATCGGGGTACCGGGATCGCGATCGTCATGCTCATGGCCATCGGTATGCTCACAACCGTCCTGACCTTGGCGGATTCCCGGTCCCAACGCGAGACCCTGTCGTCCATAGGGGCTTCCCGCGAATCGATGCGTAGGATGACGGCGATCCAGACGTTGGTCTCCACCTTCGTCGGACATGTTGCCGGAGCACTGGTGGGGGCGGTGCCTCCCATCATCGCCCTGTCTCTCCTGAGGCGGCACGCCACGTTGACGTGGGTGCCATGGGGCCAGCTGGCCGGACTGGTGTTCGGCGTGCCGATCGTGCTGGGTGGCATGGTGTACCTGACGGTGCGTTCCGTCCCGGAGTGGCGACGACGTGTCATGTAG
- a CDS encoding threonine/serine ThrE exporter family protein, which produces MASDHGHGSGPGPIDDAIFRPNQKPRQNHLTNSAGSDSARSNPTDSPGPLDDEPTAVEMTLRPEELTAIEASTTWSVPAMTTTSPMINQPSPTPQPAKPPPRARRIFGLPLDRYLRDTKPLPLASDLQSAEDDMEARQARLVVDLVERVTSMAISVGASASEAVAMALRLAATFGITIHVDVTNTSVIVTQHRSMDDDPITSLRVVRGRTSDYQRLGRLQKLVDQICNGEVDLEDARSHLEALVAAPRLYRPWFVTLNMGLMGGGISWLFSGSIWDVLLAFFTTCLVDMAVQAMGRRHVTSFFTQAVGGAVPTVMALLVMILQWKADMTLPLSPSLVVAAGMISLLAGTSMVSAAQDAIDGYVVTSSGRFVDVFVQTGGIILGVMGVLWIGLKVGTPSYINPTVWVSGPIITQMLAAAIVSWSFGVSCHAGLRVLVTCAFLGAIGWGGYVLGAALGMSAPAASGVGAFLVGMAATAASRRWDFPQVGLVTCGVVTLMPGMMIYRGLYMILGSQLDQPSAAGGGTVLMQALLVGIAIAIGSSLGALTVRPLIVPLDHASRLATFRSWGMGATVPRERTSSRGIRKRWRSLKERKAAGTS; this is translated from the coding sequence ATGGCATCTGATCATGGACACGGATCTGGCCCCGGCCCCATTGACGACGCCATCTTTCGCCCGAACCAGAAGCCCCGGCAGAATCATCTGACGAACTCCGCGGGGTCGGATTCCGCGAGGTCAAACCCCACCGACTCCCCCGGGCCGCTGGACGACGAACCCACCGCCGTCGAGATGACCCTGCGCCCCGAGGAGCTCACCGCCATCGAGGCGTCGACGACATGGTCGGTCCCGGCGATGACGACGACCTCGCCCATGATCAACCAGCCGAGCCCCACGCCCCAGCCGGCCAAACCCCCGCCCAGGGCCCGACGCATCTTCGGGCTCCCGTTGGATCGCTACCTGCGTGACACCAAACCGTTGCCGTTGGCCTCCGACCTGCAGTCCGCCGAGGACGACATGGAGGCCCGCCAGGCCCGTCTCGTCGTCGACCTGGTGGAGCGAGTCACCTCGATGGCCATCTCGGTGGGCGCCTCCGCCTCCGAAGCCGTCGCGATGGCCCTGCGGTTGGCCGCGACGTTCGGTATCACGATTCACGTCGACGTCACCAACACGTCCGTCATCGTCACCCAACACCGCAGCATGGACGACGACCCCATCACCTCACTGCGCGTCGTGCGAGGACGCACCTCGGACTACCAGCGCCTGGGCCGACTGCAGAAACTCGTCGACCAGATCTGCAATGGCGAGGTCGATCTGGAGGACGCCCGCAGCCACCTGGAGGCCCTCGTCGCCGCGCCCCGGCTGTACCGACCGTGGTTCGTCACCCTCAACATGGGGTTGATGGGGGGCGGCATCTCTTGGCTGTTCAGCGGATCGATCTGGGACGTCCTCCTGGCCTTCTTCACCACCTGCCTGGTGGACATGGCGGTGCAGGCCATGGGACGCCGACACGTTACCAGTTTCTTCACCCAGGCGGTGGGCGGCGCCGTCCCCACCGTCATGGCACTGCTCGTCATGATCCTGCAGTGGAAGGCGGACATGACCCTGCCGTTGTCGCCCTCCCTGGTCGTCGCAGCGGGGATGATCTCACTGCTGGCCGGCACGTCGATGGTGTCCGCCGCGCAGGACGCCATCGACGGCTACGTCGTCACCAGTTCGGGGCGATTCGTCGACGTCTTCGTCCAGACCGGCGGCATCATCCTCGGCGTGATGGGCGTGCTGTGGATCGGCCTCAAGGTGGGCACCCCGTCATACATCAACCCGACGGTGTGGGTCTCCGGACCCATCATCACGCAGATGCTCGCCGCCGCCATCGTCTCCTGGTCGTTCGGGGTGTCCTGCCACGCCGGTCTGCGAGTCCTGGTGACCTGCGCATTCCTGGGGGCGATCGGCTGGGGCGGTTATGTCCTCGGTGCGGCCCTGGGAATGTCGGCCCCGGCAGCCTCCGGGGTCGGCGCATTCCTGGTGGGCATGGCAGCCACCGCCGCCTCCAGGCGATGGGACTTCCCGCAGGTCGGACTGGTCACCTGCGGTGTCGTCACACTCATGCCCGGCATGATGATCTATCGCGGCCTGTACATGATTCTGGGCTCACAACTTGACCAGCCGAGTGCCGCAGGCGGTGGGACGGTCCTCATGCAGGCCCTGCTGGTTGGCATCGCCATCGCCATCGGATCCAGCCTCGGTGCGCTGACGGTACGCCCCCTCATCGTGCCACTGGACCACGCCTCGCGGCTGGCGACGTTCCGGTCGTGGGGCATGGGAGCCACGGTGCCGCGCGAACGTACCAGCTCACGGGGTATCAGGAAGCGGTGGCGTAGCTTGAAGGAGCGAAAGGCAGCTGGGACGAGCTGA
- a CDS encoding HAD-IIB family hydrolase yields the protein MLIATDLDGTLLTGDKQLSSRTRRMLAAAARAGVPVVPVTARQIHGLSEWRDVLTSWALCSNGAICWNLADETILFRQLMDAQMCQRFTQDLLKVAPGTVFATIRDDGEEFVSQTGYAELADVADHNRDPRTMPSLPLEDVVAQDCLKLVARHPSMPVDELARLAVSVGGDQVHVTTSGVPMLEISPAGVTKDSGLALLCEHLGVDRADVVAFGDGANDVEMLTWAGTSWAVGNAVAQAKAAADHVAESNDDDGVAQIVEGLLKRL from the coding sequence GTGTTGATAGCCACCGATCTGGACGGAACCCTGCTCACCGGCGACAAGCAGCTCAGTTCACGCACTCGCCGCATGCTCGCTGCAGCGGCACGCGCCGGGGTGCCGGTGGTGCCGGTGACCGCCCGTCAGATCCATGGTCTGTCCGAGTGGCGAGACGTCCTGACCAGCTGGGCGCTGTGCTCCAACGGTGCCATCTGCTGGAATCTTGCCGACGAGACGATCCTGTTCCGTCAACTCATGGACGCCCAGATGTGCCAGCGGTTCACCCAAGATCTGCTGAAGGTCGCTCCCGGTACCGTGTTCGCCACCATTCGGGACGACGGGGAGGAGTTCGTCTCCCAGACGGGCTATGCCGAGCTGGCCGATGTGGCCGACCACAATCGTGACCCGCGCACCATGCCGTCCCTGCCGCTGGAGGACGTCGTGGCCCAGGACTGCCTCAAACTCGTGGCTCGTCACCCCAGCATGCCGGTTGACGAGCTGGCTCGGTTGGCCGTCTCGGTGGGCGGCGACCAGGTGCACGTCACGACCTCGGGGGTGCCGATGCTGGAGATCAGCCCTGCCGGGGTGACGAAGGACTCCGGTCTGGCCCTGCTGTGTGAGCACCTCGGGGTGGATCGTGCCGACGTCGTCGCCTTCGGCGACGGTGCCAACGACGTCGAGATGCTCACCTGGGCCGGCACCTCCTGGGCGGTGGGCAATGCCGTCGCGCAGGCCAAGGCGGCCGCCGATCACGTTGCCGAGTCCAATGACGACGACGGCGTTGCCCAGATCGTGGAGGGGTTGCTGAAGCGTCTCTGA